In the genome of Vidua macroura isolate BioBank_ID:100142 chromosome 19, ASM2450914v1, whole genome shotgun sequence, one region contains:
- the CPSF4L gene encoding putative cleavage and polyadenylation specificity factor subunit 4-like protein: MMQELVAGVEKIRFDSEADVEGLGAQPLPFPGMDSKLGTGLCDRAVPGVQGHPRHGGAKPAVCKHWLRGLCRRGEGCDFLHDYDATRMPECYFYSKFGECSNKDCPFLHVGATASTVGCPWYNRGFCRHGPLCKYKHTRRVMCANYLVGFCPEGPKCKFVHLKAGLMTSSTDPSKVKLLSLCPRG, encoded by the exons ATGatgcaggagctggtggctggCGTGGAGAAGATCAGGTTTGACTCGGAGGCTGATGTGGAGGGGCTCggagctcagcccctgcccttCCCGGGGATGGACAGTAAGTTGGGGACAGGACTGTG tgacagggctgtcccaggtgtgcagggCCACCCCCGGCACGGCGGGGCCAAGCCCGCGGTGTGCAAGCATTGGCTGCgagggctctgcaggagggGCGAGGGCTGCGACTTCCTGCACGACTACGATGCCACCAGGATGCCCGAGTGCTATTTCTACTCCAAGTTCG GTGAGTGCAGCAACAAGGACTGTCCCTTCCTGCACGTCGGTGCCACCGCCAGCACCGTGGGCTGTCCCTGGTACAACCGTGGCTTCTGCCGGCACG GTCCCCTGTGCAAGTACAAGCACACGAGGAGGGTGATGTGTGCCAACTACCTGGTGGGCTTCTGCCCGGAGGGACCCAAGTGCAAATTCGTGCA cCTCAAGGCCGGGCTGATGACGAGCAGCACAGACCCATCCAAGGTGAAGCTGTTGTCCCTGTGCCCACGGGGGTGa
- the CDC42EP4 gene encoding cdc42 effector protein 4, with translation MPILKQLVSNSAHSKRRSRADLTAEMISAPLGDFRHTMHVGRAGDAFGDTSFLTSKAGEPVPEAGEEPGASKPGLLSRRFRSSKRSQSVTRGDRRDMLGSLRDSALFVKNAVSLPQLNEKDVDRSAGQLPKSLSSSPVKKLPEEMSPEEQQRPNGAAAGPLSPGLDERDFGDITDLPVVVAKGGVGLKHAESIMSFHIDLGPSMLGDVLSIMDKDQWEQDEDPEAEESRKEEEEEEEGEPVLPGSPLVAVAALPSQSPARGAGGRSPRDSSPVSSCTSGPEERSPVPRPPSQRGGPLKRPDKEFSFADEDDDEIRV, from the coding sequence ATGCCGATCCTCAAGCAGCTCGTGTCCAACTCGGCGCACTCCAAGCGCCGCTCGCGGGCCGACCTGACGGCCGAGATGATCAGCGCGCCGCTGGGGGACTTCCGCCACACCATGCACGTGGGGCGCGCCGGGGACGCCTTCGGGGACACCTCCTTCCTCACCAGCAAGGCCGGGGAGCCGGTGCCGGAGGCGGGAGAGGAGCCGGGAGCCTCCAAGCCCGGCCTGCTGTCCCGCCGCTTCCGCAGCAGCAAGCGCTCGCAGTCGGTGACGCGCGGGGACCGGCGGGACATGCTGGGCTCGCTGCGGGACTCGGCGCTCTTCGTCAAGAACgccgtgtccctgccccagctcaaCGAGAAGGACGTGGACAGGAGCGCGGGGCAGCTGCCCAAGAgcctctcctccagccccgTGAAGAAGCTGCCCGAGGAGATGAGccctgaagagcagcagcgcccgaacggggcggccgcggggccgctgAGCCCCGGCTTGGACGAGCGCGACTTTGGGGACATCACGGACCTGCCCGTGGTGGTGGCCAAGGGCGGCGTGGGCTTGAAGCACGCCGAGTCCATCATGTCCTTCCACATCGACCTGGGGCCCTCCATGCTCGGGGACGTGCTGAGCATCATGGATAAGGATCAGTGGGAGCAGGACGAAGATCCCGAGGCGGAGGAGAGCcgcaaggaggaggaggaggaggaggaaggggagcctgtcctgcctggctcccCGCTGGTGGCCGTGGCGGCCCTGCCGAGCCAGAGCCCGGCCCGTGGCGCCGGTGGCCgcagccccagggacagcagtCCAGTGTCCAGCTGCACCTCGGGGCCCGAGGAGCGCAGCCCCGTCCCCAGGCCACCGAGCCAGCGCGGGGGGCCCCTGAAACGCCCCGACAAGGAGTTCTCGTTCGCCGATGAAGATGACGACGAGATCCGGGTATAA
- the SDK2 gene encoding protein sidekick-2: MARLRSWGLLCFAVLALPGPPGTGAQDDVSPYFKTEPVRSQVHLEGNRLVLTCMAEGSWPLEFKWLHNSQELTKFSLEYRYMITSLDRTHAGFYRCIVRNRMGALLQRQTEVQVAYMGSFEEGETQQSVSHGEAAVIRAPRIASFPQPQVTWFRDGRKISPSSRVAITLENTLVILSTVAPDAGRYYVQAVNDKNGDNKTSQPITLTVANVGGPADPIAPTIIVPPKNTSVVAGTSEVTMECVANARPLIKLHIIWKKDGAPVSSGISDYSRRLTILHPTLSDSGFYECEAVLRSSSVPAVTAGAFLSVLEPPQFVREPERHITAEMEKVVAIPCQAKGVPPPEMAWYKDAALLQLEKLSRFQLLEDGSLQISGLLPDDTGMFQCFARNAAGEVQTTTYLAVTSIAPNITRGPQDSTVIDGMSVILNCETSGAPRPAITWQKGERVLASGSVQLPRFTLLESGSLLVSPAHLPDAGTYTCLATNSRGVDEASADLVVWARTRITDPPQDQSVIKGTKAVMSCGVTHDPSVDVRYVWEKDGAPLGPESGPRVRLDEAGTLHISQTWSGDIGTYTCKVISAGGNDSRSAHLRVRQLPHAPESPVAALSPQEKRAINLTWAKPFDGNSPLLRYVVEVSENNAPWTVLLASVDPEVTSVTVRGLVPARSYQFRLCAVNDVGRGQFSKDTERVSLPEEPPSAPPQNVIASGRTNQSIMIQWQPPPESHQNGVLKGYIIRYCLAGLPVGYQFKNITNAEVNNLLLEDLIIWTNYEIEVAAYNSAGLGVYSMKVTEWTLQGVPTVPPGNVQAEATNSTTIRFTWNPPSPQFINGINQGYKLIAWEPEREDEATVVTVRPNFQDSVHVGYVAGLRKFAEYFTSVLCFTTPGDGPRSPPQLVRTHEDVPGPVGHLSFSDILDTSLKVSWQEPLEKNGILTGYRISWEEYNRTNTRVTHYLPNVTLEYRVTGLTALTTYTIEVAAMTSKGQGQVSSSTISSGVPPELPGAPTNLGISNIGPRSVTIQFRPGYDGKTSISRWQVEAQVGQNGEAGEWGLVHQLANEPDTRSMEVPNLKPYTYYSFRMRQVNIVGTSPPSLPSRRIQTLQAPPDVAPANVTLRTASETSLWLRWMPLLEQEYNGNPDSVGYRVRYARADGRGPPALHVIRDRVEREFTIEDLEEWTQYRVQVQAFNAIGPGPWSPPVLGRTRESVPSSGPSNVSAVATSSSSLMVRWSDIPEADCNGLILGYKVLYKEKGSEARARFWLAEGNASHSAQLTGLAKYTLYEIRVLAFTRMGDGVPSRPPVLERTLDDVPGPPVGLLFPEVRTTLVRLIWQPPAAPNGVILAYQVSHRLNTSAVTAAAVEVLDASARQFTATGLQPEATYLFRVTAQTRKGWGEAAEALVVTTEKRARPQPPGKPLAQQEEVRARSVLLSWEPGSDGLSPVRYYTVQSRELPDGDWALHSAPVSHNATAFVVDRLKPFTSYKFRVKATNDIGDSEYSEESESLTTLQAAPEEAPTILSITPHTTTSVLIRWQPPAEDKINGILLGFRLRYRELVHDSLRGFALRGLGHPGASWAELTPVYAVHNLSEVSLTQYELDNLSKHRRYEIQMSVYNAVGEGPPSPPQEVFVGEAVPTGAPQNVAVQAATATQLDVTWEPPPVESQNGDIQGYKIHFWEEQRPNGSARVKTLFLPETGVKLKNLTGYTSYWVSVAAFNAAGDGPRSPPVKARTQQAAPSAPGSIRFSELTTTSVNVSWEPPPLPNGVLEGYRLVYEPCTPVDGVSKIVTVDVKGNSPLWMKVKDLAEGVTYRFRIRARTFAYGPDVEANITTGPGEGAPGPPGEPFISRYGSAITIHWSSGDPGQGPITRYVIEARPSDEGLWDILIKDIPKEVTSYTFSMDILKQGVSYDFRVIAVNDYGYGTPSTPSPSVSAQKTNPFYEEWWFLVVIALVGLIFILLLVFVLIIRGQSKKYSKKSDSGNGSKAAALSHGEMVSLDEGSFPALELNNRRLSVKNSFCRKNGIYTRSPPRPSPGSLHYSDEDVTKYNDLIPAESSSLTEKPSEVSDSQGSDSEYEVDPGHQKAHSFVNHYISDPTYYNSWRRQQKGISRAQAYSYTESDSGEPDHTPLSNSTSTQQGSLFRPKASRTPTPQTPGNAPSSQPGTLYRPPSSLAPGSRAPIAGFSSFV, from the exons AGCCATCACGCTGGAGAACACCCTGGTCATCCTGTCCACGGTGGCCCCGGACGCGGGGCGTTACTACGTGCAGGCGGTGAATGACAAGAACGGGGACAACAAGACGAGCCAGCCCATCACCCTGACCGTGGCCA acGTGGGTGGCCCGGCTGATCCCATCGCACCCACCATCATTGTCCCACCCAAGAACACCAGCGTGGTGGCTGGGACCTCGGAGGTGACCATGGAGTGTGTGGCCAACGCCAG GCCGCTGATCAAGCTGCACATCATCTGGAAGAAGGACGGGGCGCCCGTGTCCAGCGGGATCAGCGACTACAGCCGCCGGCTGACCATCCTGCACCCCACTCTGAGCGACAGCGGCTTCTACGAGTGCGAGGCTGTGCTGCGCAGCAGCAGCGTCCCCGCCGTGACTGCCGGCGCCTTCCTGTCCGTGCTGG AGCCCCCGCAGTTCGTCAGGGAGCCGGAGAGACACATCACGGCCGAGATGGAGAAGGTGGTGGCCATCCCCTGCCAAGCCAAGG GTGTCCCCCCTCCCGAGATGGCCTGGTACAAGGACgctgccctcctgcagctggagaagctgtcccgcttccagctgctggaggacgGCAGCCTGCAGATCAGCGGGCTGCTCCCTGACGACACCGGAATGTTCCAGTGCTTCGCCCGCAACGCGGCCGGCGAGGTGCAGACCACCACGTACCTGGCCGTGACCA GCATCGCCCCCAACATCACGCGGGGTCCCCAGGACAGCACGGTGATCGACGGCATGTCCGTCATCCTCAACTGCGAGACCTCGGGGGCGCCGCGCCCGGCCATCACCTGGCAGAAAG GGGAGCGGGTCCTGGCCAGCGGCTCGGTGCAGCTGCCGCGCTTCACCCTGCTGGAGTCGGGCAGTCTCCTGGTGAGCCCCGCGCACCTGCCCGATGCTGGCACCTACACCTGCCTGGCCACCAACTCCCGCGGCGTGGACGAGGCCTCTGCAGACCTGGTGGTCTGGG CAAGGACACGTATCACGGACCCGCCACAGGACCAGAGCGTCATCAAGGGCACCAAGGCTGTCATGAGCTGCGGGGTCACCCATGACCCCAGCGTGGACGTCAG GTACGTCTGGGAGAAGGACGGGGCGCCGCTGGGCCCCGAGAGTGGCCCCCGGGTGCGCCTGGACGAGGCGGGCACCCTGCACATCTCCCAGACCTGGTCGGGTGACATCGGCACCTACACCTGCAAGGTGATCTCAGCCGGGGGCAACGACTCGCGCAGCGCCCACCTCCGTGTCCG GCAGCTCCCCCACGCCCCCGAGAGCCCCGTGGCCGCCCTGAGCCCGCAGGAGAAACGGGCCATCAACCTCACCTGGGCCAAGCCCTTCGACGGCAACAGCCCCCTGCTCCGCTACGTCGTGGAGGTCTCCGAGAACA ACGCGCCCTGGACCGTGCTGCTGGCCAGCGTGGACCCCGAGGTGACGTCGGTGACAGTGCGGGGCTTGGTCCCCGCTCGCTCCTACCAGTTCCGCCTGTGCGCTGTGAACGACGTGGGCAGGGGACAGTTCAGCAAGGACACGGAGAG ggtgtccctgcccgagGAGCCGCCCTCTGCACCCCCCCAGAACGTCATCGCCAGCGGCCGCACCAACCAGTCCATCATGATCCAGTGGCAGCCGCCCCCCGAGAGCCACCAGAACGGGGTCCTCAAGGGCTACATCATCCG GTACTGCCTGGCCGGGCTGCCCGTGGGGTACCAGTTCAAGAACATCACCAACGCCGAGGTCAACAACCTCCTCCTGGAGGACCTCATCATCTGGACCAACTACGAGATCGAGGTGGCCGCCTACAACAGCGCTGGCCTGGGGGTCTACAGCATGAAGGTGACGGAGTGGACCCTGCAGGGAG TGCCCACGGTGCCTCCAGGGAATGTGCAGGCTGAGGCCACCAACTCCACCACCATCCGCTTCACCTGgaacccccccagcccccagtTCATCAACGGCATCAACCAGGGCTATAAG CTCATCGCCTGGGAGCCGGAGCGCGAGGACGAGGCCACGGTGGTGACGGTGCGGCCCAACTTCCAGGACAGCGTCCACGTGGGCTACGTGGCGGGGCTGCGCAAGTTCGCCGAGTACTTCACCTCGGTGCTGTGCTTCACCACGCCCGGGGACGGCCCGCGCAGCCCCCCCCAGCTGGTGCGCACCCACGAGGACG TGCCTGGCCCCGTGGGACACCTCAGCTTCAGTGACATCCTGGATACGTCCCTGAAGGTCAGCTGGCAGGAGCCGCTGGAGAAGAACGGAATCCTGACGG GGTACCGGATCTCGTGGGAGGAGTACAACCGCACCAACACGCGGGTGACGCACTACCTGCCCAACGTCACCCTGGAGTACCGCGTCACCGGCCTCACCGCCCTCACCACCTACACCATCGAGGTGGCCGCCATGACCTccaagggacagggacaggtctCCTCCTCCACCATCTCCTCAGGGGTCCCCCCAG AGCTCCCCGGTGCCCCCACCAACCTGGGCATCTCCAACATTGGCCCCCGCTCCGTCACCATCCAGTTTCGCCCGGGTTACGATGGCAAAACGTCCATCTCGCGCTGGCAGGTGGAGGCACAG GTGGGCCAGAATGGCGAGGCTGGCGAGTGGGGGCTCGTGCACCAGCTGGCCAACGAGCCCGACACCCGCTCCATGGAGGTGCCCAACCTGAAGCCCTACACCTACTACAG tTTCCGCATGCGGCAGGTGAACATCGTGGGCACCAGCCcccccagcctgccctcccGGAGGATCCAGACCCTCCAAGCCCCCCCGGACGTGGCCCCTGCCAACGTCACCCTGAGGACGGCCAGCGAGACCAGCCTGTGGCTGCGCTGGATG cccctcctggagcaggagtACAACGGGAACCCCGACTCGGTGGGGTACAGGGTCCGGTACGCGCGGGCGGACGGGCGGGGGCCGCCGGCGCTCCACGTGATCCGTGACCGCGTGGAGCGGGAATTCACCATCGAGGACCTGGAGGAGTGGACGCAGTACCGGGTGCAGGTCCAGGCCTTCAACGCCATCGGCCCCGGGCCCTGGAGCCCCCCGGTGCTGGGACGCACCCGGGAGTCAG TCCCCTCGTCCGGCCCCAGCAATGTGTCAGCAGTGGCCACCTCGTCCAGCAGCCTGATGGTCCGATGGAGTGACATTCCCGAGGCTGACTGCAACGGGCTCATCCTGGGCTACAAG GTGCTGTACAAGGAGAAGGGCTCAGAGGCCCGTGCCCGGTTCTGGCTGGCCGAGGGCAATGCCTCCCACAGTGCCCAGCTCACCGGGCTGGCCAAGTACACCCTGTACGAGATCCGGGTGCTGGCCTTCACCAGGATGGGCGATGGTGTCCCCAGCCGGCCTCCTGTCCTCGAGAGGACACTGGATGATG TGCCCGGGCCCCCCGTGGGGCTCCTCTTTCCTGAAGTGAGGACCACCTTGGTGCGGCTCATCTGGCAGCCGCCGGCAGCCCCCAACGGCGTCATCCTGG CCTACCAGGTCAGCCACCGCCTGAACACCTCGGCGGTGACCGCGGCCGCCGTGGAGGTGCTGGATGCCAGCGCCCGGCAGTTCACGGCCACCGGCCTCCAGCCCGAGGCCACCTACCTGTTCCGTGTCACCGCGCAGACCCGCAAGGGCTGGGGCGAGGCGGCCGAAGCCCTGGTGGTCACCACCGAGAAGAGAG cccggccGCAGCCCCCCGGGAAGCCGCTGGCGCAGCAGGAGGAGGTGCGGGCCCGGAGCGTGCTGCTGTCCTGGGAGCCGGGCAGCGACGGCCTCTCCCCCGTGCGCTACTACACCGTGCAGAGCCGCGAGCTGCCCGACGGCGACTGGGCTCTGCACTCCGCCCCCGTCAGCCACAACGCCACCGCCTTCGTGGTggacag GCTGAAACCCTTCACCTCCTACAAGTTCCGTGTGAAGGCGACGAACGACATCGGGGACAGCGAGTACAGCGAGGAGTCGGAGTCGCTCACCACCCTGCAGGCGG cccccgaGGAGGCTCCCACCATCCTCTCCATCACCCCCCACACCACCACGTCGGTGCTCATCCGCTGGCAG cccccggcTGAGGACAAGATCAACGGGATCCTGCTGGGGTTCCGGCTGCGCTACCGGGAGCTGGTGCACGACAGCCTGCGGGGCTTCGCCCTGCGCGGCCTCGGCCACCCCGGCGCCAGCTGGGCCGAGCTCACCC ctgtctATGCCGTGCACAACCTCAGCGAGGTGTCCCTCACCCAGTACGAGCTGGACA ACCTGAGCAAGCACCGGCGCTACGAGATCCAGATGAGCGTCTACAACGCCGTGGGCGAgggaccccccagccccccgcAGGAGGTGTTCGTGGGGGAAGCAG TGCCCACCGGAGCGCCCCAGAACGTGGCTGTGCAGGCGGCCACGGCCACGCAGCTGGATGTCACCTGGGAACCGCCCCCCGTGGAGAGCCAGAACGGGGACATACAGGGCTACAAG ATCCACTTCTGGGAGGAGCAGCGGCCGAACGGGAGCGCGCGGGTCAAGACCCTTTTCCTGCCCGAGACCGGCGTGAAGCTGAAGAACCTGACGGGCTACACCTCCTACTGGGTCAGCGTGGCCGCCTTCAACGCCGCGGGGGAcgggccccgcagcccccccgtGAAGGCACGGACACAGCAGGCAG cccccagcGCTCCCGGCTCCATCCGCTTCAGCGAGCTGACCACCACGTCAGTGAACGTGTCCTgggagccgccgccgctgcccaaCGGGGTCCTCGAGGGCTACAGGCTGGTCTACGAGCCCTGCACGCCCGTGGATG GCGTCAGCAAGATCGTGACGGTGGACGTGAAGGGGAACAGCCCGCTGTGGATGAAGGTCAAGGACCTGGCCGAGGGCGTCACGTACCGGTTCCGAATCCGGGCCAGAACCTTCGCCTACGGGCCGGACGTTGAGGCCAACATCACCACGGGGCCCGGGGAAG GTGCCCCCGGCCCCCCTGGAGAGCCCTTCATCTCCCGCTATGGCTCGGCCATCACCATCCACTGGTCCAGTGGGGACCCCGGCCAGGGGCCCATCACCAGATACGTCATCGAGGCCCGGCCCTCAG ATGAGGGGCTCTGGGACATCCTCATCAAAGACATCCCCAAGGAGGTGACCTCCTACACCTTCAGCATGGACATCCTCAAGCAGGGGGTCAGCTACGATTTCCGTGTCATTGCCGTGAACGACTACGGCTACgggacccccagcacccctTCCCCCTCCGTGTCAG cccagaAAACCAACCCGTTCTATGAGGAGTGGTGGTTCCTGGTGGTCATTGCCCTGGTGGGGctcatcttcatcctcctcctcgtTTTTGTGCTCATCATCCGCGGGCAGAGCAAGAAGTACTCCAAAAAGTCGGACTCAG GGAACGGCTCCAAGGCGGCCGCCCTGAGCCACGGGGAGATGGTGAGCCTGGATGAGGGCAGCTTCCCCGCCCTGGAGCTCAACAACCGCCGCCTCTCCGTCAAGAATTCCTTCTGCCGGAAGAACGGCATCTACACCCG GTCCCCAccccggcccagccccggcagccTGCACTACTCGGACGAGGACGTGACCAAGTACAACGACCTGATCCCCGCCGAGAGCAGCAGCCTGACCGAGAAACCCTCCGAGGTCTCCGACTCCCAG GGCAGTGACAGCGAGTACGAGGTGGACCCCGGGCACCAGAAGGCGCATTCCTTCGTCAACCACTACATCAGCGACCCCACCTACTACAACTCCTGGCGGCGGCAGCAGAAGGGCATCTCCCGGGCGCAGGCCTACAGCTACACCGAGAGCGACTCGGGCGAGCCCGACCACACCCCGCTCTCCAACAGCACCTCCACGCAGCAGGGCAGCCTGTTCCGccccaaagccagcaggacTCCCACCCCCCAGACCCCCGGCAACGCCCCCAGCAGCCAGCCCGGGACCCTGTACCGCCCGCCCAGCAGCCTGGCCCCCGGCTCCAGAGCCCCCATCGCTGGGTTTTCCTCTTTCGTTTGA